The following are encoded together in the Tribolium castaneum strain GA2 chromosome 3, icTriCast1.1, whole genome shotgun sequence genome:
- the LOC657738 gene encoding transcriptional regulator ATRX homolog isoform X1, giving the protein MSRESLNEVLEKFAQVTAILVETSKIKEQLDRSASDEKLQVIIEQTEVQVNSLVKHATSVKELFDKNMKTSEKLLVNGVDINKNSETNGNDSSQPSNGENSPQIKPLIKLVDINKLVEPRPQIKTDPREKLEKTVRFDDTVVLITSSDEDKQKDSPLIESVGKRKAAARTIKKTRQSLQVGTSSSSESSDDTDFIVLKPTKSKTASVNRIRKKKTEFMNKTVPDTDTDSSDDDDLETIKSRNSKNKKKSKKVEEQKSSDEESDEPFVDWKNDPKFNLKCYVKLIRIPCEKLKEHYLGNLELLEIKRLTDLNSLNKKRRRSSSDNSACSENQNSKKRKRKNTKSKENPEKDSSESTASDLDEEINPSPVSEVEKNQDLAVGNSEEMAEDALNLLNSDKDDSDDKEEAPEENSENSDKEKNGKETAEKNLENEESVERPENVPDKDPLEIANNSENVDKPDEASEKDPTIETNENEQDNTEKNDNGSEKTNDDQSEKEANDKSDEGSKSDENKVEEKSKKRWRKDKLLTSKLSSSDSEEEFAKFCRKKEKMNEEVASDDEPKLPKDKKKRIMKKRLKKAILSDSDSDKKDSGDDFQQKSSSSSSDSDEEDDNKKEEKPKPARKRVKRVRDSSDDDDEEKSTRKQIRNIWGRDSLAESTKQAEAEERERKARIAEKQKKYNQIYEFSSQLNAKVDKVVLDFDEENQKELLKVDDSLVSKLKPHQASGVQFMWDACFESLERAKSTKGSGCILAHCMGLGKTLQVITLSHTLLINSEKTNVKKVLVVSPLNTVLNWVSEFKQWLPDCEEYDVYELVSFKQNYERQYQVKTWHDHGGVLIIGYDMFRNLSNPDNKRLSKKMRAAFQEALVDPGPDLVICDEGHLLKNEKTNTSIAMNRLKTLRRIVLTGTPLQNNLKEYFCMVQFVKPNLLGTYKEYLNRFVNPITNGQYTDSTPHDIQIMRKRSHVLHKMLDGVVQRRDYSVLEPYLPPKHEYVLFLSLTETQIKLYQHYMDRFARSGDGSNRTSFLFVDFQALQRICTHPRVLLDKSIEMKLAKEKRDDESEESEGSLKDFINDDDEEEESTGSSNSSSDEGGEKKSAAPRKRVTRAAAALAKENGEPEEIITLEDTVEKEWWQEYCDGDELNNIAHSSKLFLLFEILKECEQIGDKVLVFSQSLYSLNIIEYFLGRIHDATQAGETDSVGAYSGSWCVGLDYFRLDGSSSCDSRSMWCRTFNNPTNTRARLFLISTKAGGLGINLVAANRVIIFDVSWNPSHDIQSIYRVYRFGQTKPCYIYRFVTLGTMEMKIYERQVTKQAISKRVIDEQQIDRHYNQNDLAELYKFDPKPGDRPIPLVPKDVLLGELLQKFDRIYKYHEHQTLLENKEEEGLNEEERKAAWEEFENEKKQRHNYLAGLSDIDAFFGNTYLRAANVQLALANLLRKENPAWTEMQIKEMLPILQAQMQEQVTRGDLTLYKQVQHEVQMIQAIQNQRLKEQFYQQQALRMLQQQKMPQQLAAAMNYHNAATWLEQYMNQMPGTSRQPPQAVNPNDVIDLND; this is encoded by the exons ATGTCGAGAGAATCTTTAAACGAAGTGTTAGAGAAGTTCGCTCAAGTGACAGCAATTTTAGTTGAGacttctaaaattaaagaacagTTAGACAGATCTGCAAGCGACGAAAAACTGCAAGTGATTATTGAGCAGACTGAAGTGCAAGTCAACAGTTTAGTGAAACACGCAACTTCCGTTAAGGAATTGtttgacaaaaatatgaaaacgtCTGAGAAACTCCTGGTAAATGGAGTTGACATAAACAAAAACTCTGAAACGAACGGTAATGATTCAAGCCAGCCTTCGAACGGTGAAAATTCGCCGCAAATAAAGCCCCTCATTAAATTAGTCGATATTAACAAATTAGTGGAGCCTAGACCTCAGATTAAGACAGATCCTAgggaaaaacttgaaaaaactgtGAGATTTGATGACACTGTTGTGCTGATAACTAGCTCCGATGAAGACAAACAGAAAGACTCACCTCTCATTGAAAGTGTTGGGAAGAGGAAAGCTGCAGCTAGAACTATCAAAAAGACAAGACAGTCGTTGCAAGTTGGAACAAGCTCAAGTTCAGAGTCCAGTGATGACACGGACTTCATTGTCTTAAAACCCACGAAAAGTAAAACTGCATCCGTGAATAGAATcagaaagaagaaaactgAATTTATGAACAAGACCGTGCCTGATACTGATACCGACAGTTCTGATGATGACGAtttagaaacaattaaaagcagaaatagcaaaaataaaaagaagtcGAAGAAAGTTGAAGAACAGAAGTCAAGTGATGAAGAAAGTGACGAGCCTTTTGTGGACTGGAAAAACGACCCCAAATTTAACTTAAAGTGCTACGTCAAGCTCATTAGAATTCCCTGTGAAAAACTCAAAGAACATTATTTAGGAAACTTGGAACTGTTGGAAATTAAAAG ATTGACAGACTTgaactcgttaaataaaaaaagaagaagatcaAGTTCAGATAATTCAGCTTGTAGTGAAAatcaaaatagtaaaaaaagaaaaaggaaaaacacTAAAAGCAAAGAGAATCCCGAAAAAGACAGCTCTGAGTCTACTGCTTCTGACCTTGATGAAGAGATAAATCCTAGTCCTGTATCTGAAGTTGAGAAGAACCAGGATTTGGCTGTTGGAAATTCGGAAGAAATGGCTGAAGACGCTCTT aattTGCTTAATTCGGATAAAGACGATAGTGATGATAAAGAGGAGGCTCCAGAAgag AATTCTGAAAATTCCGACAAGGAGAAGAATGGCAAAGAGACTGCAGAAAAG AACTTAGAAAATGAGGAAAGTGTTGAACGTCCTGAAAATGTCCCAGATAAG GATCCTTTAGAAATTGCAAATAATAGTGAAAACGTAGATAAACCAGATGAG GCATCCGAGAAAGATCCCACAATTGAAACAAACGAAAATGAGCAAGATAATACGGAAAAAAACGATAATGGTAGCGAAAAAACTAACGACGACCAGTCAGAAAAAGAAGCCAACGATAAATCCGACGAGGGCTCAAAATCGGATGAAAAC AAAGTTgaagaaaaatcgaaaaagCGTTGGCGCAAGGATAAACTCCTTACTTCCAAGCTATCAAGCAGTGACTCCGAAGAAGagtttgcgaaattttgcagaaaaaaagaaaaaatgaatgaGGAAGTTGCCAG CGATGACGAGCCAAAGCTCCCCAAGGACAAAAAAAAGAG GATAATGAAAAAGCGCCTGAAGAAAGCGATTTTGTCAGACTCTGACTCTGATAAAAAAGACAGCGGTGACGACTTTCAGCAGAAATCTAGCAGTTCGTCCTCAGACTCGGACGAAGAGGACGACAATAAGAAAGAGGAGAAGCCAAAACCGGCACGAAAACGAGTAAAACGCGTAAGAGACAGTAGCGATGATGACGATGAAGAAAAATCAACACGAAAACAAATCCGAAACATTTGGGGGCGAGACTCCCTCGCTGAAAGCACGAAACAGGCCGAAGCTGAAGAAAGGGAACGAAAGGCCCGAATTGCCGAAAAACAGAAGAAGTACAACCAAATCTACGAATTCAGTTCGCAACTGAACGCGAAAGTTGATAAAGTCGTTCTTGACTTTGACGAAGAGAACCAGAAAGAATTGCTAAAAGTCGACGATAGTTTAGTCTCGAAATTGAAGCCGCACCAAGCCAGTGGCGTCCAGTTCATGTGGGACGCATGCTTCGAGTCCTTGGAACGGGCGAAAAGCACCAAAGGCTCGGGTTGCATCCTGGCACATTGTATGGGTCTCGGAAAAACGTTACAG GTCATAACCTTGAGTCACACTTTACTAATCAACAGCGAGAAAACAAACGTGAAAAAAGTGCTAGTCGTGAGCCCCCTGAACACGGTCCTGAATTGGGTCAGCGAGTTCAAGCAGTGGCTACCTGATTGTGAGGAGTATGACGTCTACGAATTGGTCTCTTTCAAGCAAAATTACGAACGGCAGTATCAAGTAAAAACCTGGCACGATCACGGCGGTGTTTTAATCATTGGTTACGACATGTTTCGTAATTTAAGTAATCCGGATAATAAACGGTTGAGCAAAAAAATGCGGGCCGCCTTTCAGGAAGCCTTGGTTGATCCAGGCCCGGATTTGGTGATTTGTGACGAAGGCCACTTGCTCAAAAACGAGAAGACTAACACAAGTATTGCAATGAATCGGTTGAAAACGTTGCGAAGGATTGTCTTGACCGGGACGCCGCTGCAGAATAATTTGAAAGAGTATTTCTGCATGGTGCAGTTCGTGAAACCGAATTTGTTGGGGACGTATAAAGAATATTTGAATCGGTTTGTTAACCCCATCACTAATGGGCAATACACGGATTCAACCCCGCACGATATTCAAATTATGCGTAAAAGGTCGCACGTTTTGCACAAGATGTTGGATGGTGTCGTCCAAAGACGAGACTACTCAGTGTTGGAGCCGTACTTGCCACCGAAACACGAATATGTACTATTTTTGAGTCTCACTGAGACACAGATCAAGttataccaacattacatGGACCGTTTTGCGCGAAGTGGGGACGGTTCGAACCGTACGTCGTTCTTGTTTGTCGATTTTCAGGCCTTGCAAAGGATTTGCACCCATCCGAGGGTGCTCCTTGACAAGAGTATTGAAATGAAGTTGGCCAAGGAAAAACGG GATGATGAATCGGAAGAGTCGGAAGGTTCGTTGAAAGATTTTATCAATGATGACGACGAAGAGGAAGAGTCTACGGGATCGTCAAATTCGAGTTCGGACGAAGGAGGTGAGAAAAAGAGTGCAGCGCCGAGGAAACGCGTTACGAGAGCTGCCGCCGCGTTAG CAAAAGAGAATGGGGAGCCGGAAGAAATTATCACTCTTGAAGACACCGTGGAAAAAGAGTGGTGGCAGGAATATTGCGACGGTGATGAACTGAACAATATTGCGCACAGTTCGAAGCTGTTTCTGTTATTTGAGATTCTCAAAGAGTGTGAACAAATAGGGGACAAAGT acTGGTATTTTCGCAGTCGCTTTATTCCCTCAACATAATCGAGTATTTCCTTGGACGGATTCACGACGCCACGCAGGCTGGCGAAACGGACTCCGTAGGGGCCTATAGTGGGTCTTGGTGTGTCGGATTGGATTATTTTAGGTTAGACGGCTCATCATCGTGTGACAGTCGTAGCATGTGGTGTAGAACTTTCAACAACCCCACAAACACCCGAGCTAG attatttttaatttctaccaAAGCCGGCGGTTTAGGTATTAATTTGGTCGCCGCCAACCGTGTTATTATTTTCGATGTCTCATGGAACCCCTCACACGATATTCAGagcatatacagggtgtatcggTTTGGGCAAACGAAACCGTGCTACATTTATCGTTTCGTGACTTTGGGCACAAtggaaatgaaaatttacGAGAGACAGGTTACGAAACAAGCGATTTCCAAACGTGTTATCGATGAACAACAAATTGACCGACACTACAATCAGAATGATCTCGCAGAATTATACAA atttgacCCAAAACCGGGTGACAGACCAATCCCGCTTGTACCAAAAGATGTACTCCTAGGAGAACTCCTACAGAAGTTTGATCGGATTTACAAATACCACGAACATCAAACGCTACTTGAAAATAAGGAAGAGGAGGGTCTTAATGAGGAAGAGCGTAAAGCAGCGTGGGAGGAGTTCGAAAATGAGAAGAAACAAAGACACAATTATTTGG cAGGTCTTTCAGACATTGATGCCTTTTTCG GTAACACTTATTTGCGCGCCGCTAATGTCCAACTGGCTTTGGCCAATTTGTTAAGAAAAGAGAATCCGGCTTGGAccgaaatgcaaataaaagaaatgttgcCTATTTTACAAGCCCAGATGCAGGAACAAGTCACGCGGGGCGACCTGACT TTGTACAAACAAGTCCAGCATGAAGTACAAATGATCCAAGCCATCCAAAACCAGAGACTCAAAGAACAGTTCTACCAACAGCAAGCCTTAAGGATGctacaacaacaaaaaatgccTCAGCAACTGGCAGCAGCTATGAACTATCACAACGCGGCTAC TTGGTTGGAGCAGTACATGAATCAGATGCCTGGCACGAGTCGCCAACCCCCACAGGCGGTTAACCCGAACGACGTTATAGATTTAAATGATTAG